Within the Vigna angularis cultivar LongXiaoDou No.4 chromosome 10, ASM1680809v1, whole genome shotgun sequence genome, the region AATTGTCCTAAACGCAAGGTTTTGTGGCTCGTCCAACtaacgttttttttttaccCTCAACGACCACTTAATTCTTCCCACTAAATCTAACCATAAAAATCAAGAAATACTTAGAATTTAACTcttcatgcaaccagaatttggCTTTGCATGTGACAAGAGAACGTTCGACGAAGAagagaaacttaccagtttcagaatctgGAACTGTTCGGTCCAGATTGTAGCTTACGACGCCGGGAGTTCTCCTATGGTCTCTGAAATGGAATCGGAGAAAGGAaggatgagttacagtagagagaagaaaaggttttctagagagaaggaggagaaaatgaaaagtcagGTTTCAggaggaagaagggtgcatgcagagagtggaaagaagtgtttcagaaaaatcatttttctttcccaGGCAAAACGAACGCGCACTCTCATacggacacctgtcttccactactgatttTCGAACGTTCCattcttgacacctggcgtcagTGTGCAGAGTTTGggagtgcgttttaaatggtTTGAGCAGGGTTTTGACacattaattttgatttgacaGGTGGGTTACGGTGTTATTTTCCAAGGTCTTACAAAAAGACATTTAATACTTAGCATACAAAATAATAGCActatctattttttataatataagcaaaataaattatttcatacGAATctcaaatacaaataaatttgaactaattttatttcatttaatcgGCTATCCttaactttatttcatttaatttagaatttattggtaatgattattttcttaattttttcaatagcaggttgagaaaataaaaatttatgggGAGGTGATGGTGTTCTTCCATAAGAGGAAATCACACCTCATCCACATAGCACAGTCATtgattataaatgaaaaagttaggttagtgtatttaatttattccttgggctttgcacaaactttaaATGATGCATATAATCCTCAAGGCACCTACATTAATGCATAGTATAAATTTGTACACGGGGCAGTTGAAGCATTACTAGATTCTTCACCAAACCCACCTTCTTCGTTTTcagaatgttttttttttttaataaaaatcttatttttgaaCCAAACATTTTTtcctaattgaaaaaataaataaaacaaaagcaaCGTGATTTCGTcatatttagaaaagaaaaagaaaaggaaaaaattgtaGAGGCAGAGTTGAGAAGAATCTATCTTTATTAACTACGAGTTGATGATTGAAAAAACAAGATTTTGGATGGAGCGAAAAAAGAGTTTCCATAGTATGAAACTGATGTTTCTTAACGTTGTATCGATTTGAAAGTATAAAAGTTGCGATGTATTCGGTTCTTCTTTTTGCTTTAATCAAACACCAGAATGAGTATCTGTCATGCACCACCGATAATCCACTATGTGAAACAGTAAAAATTTTAATGATGGAACCGTTGTGCTTTCGCTTTCGCTTTCGTCGTTGCTCATGCACATTGCATTGAATTAGTGATCCCAGCTCAAACTTCAAACTGCTACACTAGCAAGTCAAGATCTCTCAGTGTCACGCTCAAACACGCATGCTTAATTGCAAGCAAAAGCTTACGTTTGTTTGGAACGTTCACCTTAGTTTTACTGTAACATagataaattatgaataaaaaggCTTCGGGTCTTCTTTGGGGACATAGTGACCCTTGTCCTAAATTTTTATGGACAATTGATAAAGATGTGATACACAGTAGACGTTCACGTTTGATATCAAGTACCAAACACATGGGGGAAGTTGGGGAATACAAGGATTTCAATAATTCCATAATTTTCGGTGTGACATGTACCACTATAACTGTGAACCCTTCTTAGTGATATCATAATACTATAAAGCATtatgaataatagaaaacggtATCTTACCAGCTCATGTGGCAGTACTGAGAATCcaataataatttcaatgatTAAAATGATATAGAAGATAAGTGATTATGTAATTAAGATGGTTAATTTCGATGATTGAGCATGCAATGATATAATGATAATGAGTAAAATGAAAGAGTTCACGAGTTGAAAATGGAGGAAATGTGTCTCCTTGGAAGTGATAGAAAGAAGGGTGTAGTGTAGGTATTTTTAAAAGGGGGCAAAAGGAAAGACAAAGGGGTGATTAGACGTTTAGTTGAAAGAGAACAAAATGAGCAATTTGTGTGCTCAAATTTTGAGATGAGCTTAGAAGTGAAGCCAAGGTGCATGGACACATTctcattattatagttttatttgttaGAGACTCGTTTGGACATTGGGCAACAATAGCTGTCCCGTGAACTCCTCCCAGACCAATACAAGAGCATGTTTTGGGGGGTTTAAGGACCACCTCATCCTTCACTTCACATGCCTTTGTATATATCTGGAAAATCCCTCTATTTCTCCGAACCTCTCTACAATTTATCAACATGCACAATCTGGATCCTGTGTCTTTTTGTCTCCTCATGGACTCTTCTCGTGTCAACAATAATTCAACCAAACCCAAACATTCACAACCACCCAAACTCACAAATCATCCCTTCATCAAACTCAAAAGCTAACAGTAATCATAATCACATCAACACTCATGCTTCCAGTAAATAATAATCATCGTcttcatataaattaatataccttcttcttcttcttcttcttcttcttcttcttcttcttcttcttcttcttcttcttcttcttcttcttcttcttagtaAAACCCATATATGAAttcaaaaaaaatacataacttcattttcaaactaaaaacaaataattcaaGGGGCTAAGTTTTCTTAGCGCTTTTGACACTTTAGCTTTCATTTCCTATAGAGGTGATCCTTATTCAGAGATTTTCTCAATCGGCAATGGTCCAGGCCATGTCGTTCTGGAAGATCCAGTGGCAAACCTCGATTCGACCCGGACCGGACCCGAGCGAGACAAAGGCTCCGTGGGTGGGGCTCCAATCGGAGGTGTCCAGGTGACAGATGGCAATGCCGTGGTTGATCTTGGTCTTGGATTTCGGGTCGAGAATATCCGCTTCGTAGAGCCGAACCTTAGGAACAGCGTGGCAGTAATAGAGGAGGTACGGGAACAGGCTCTGGTGGCAGGACACGGATTGGGTGACTTTACCACCGTTGATTCCCTTAACGGGTCccaccatcacactcttcttcGAGCCCTTATCGTTCTCCGTGCTCCGAACGGCGACGTTTCGCCCTAAAACGGACGTGGCGAAGTCGATCATGTCCTCCAAAGACCCAACGCACCGTTTGGTCTCGCCGCGACTGGGCGCACGCTCGCATTCCTCCAAGCTCTCGCGCATCATCCTCTCCATGGAACCGTTATCGGAGGCTCGGAACATGCGCTTCAATTCGTCAATCTTGGAAACGGAAAACGGTAATTTGGACAAAATGCTCCGGGGCAAAAAGGACCTTTCCGGCATTTTATCTCTTATGTCAGGCATCGGCATCACCGTTCCTTCCTTCATCATCTCCTCCCTGAAGAATTTACCCGGCTCCACCCACTTATTTACCATTCTACCACTGGCCTCGGAAGCCGAAACGCTCAGCGTGGTGCTCACGTTTGTGTACTTGGCGAACGAGAAAGTGGCTGTTTCTTTTGAGTACTCCTTGAAGGTGTTGTTCACGCCGTAGGAAGTGAAACCCACTTTCGTGCCGCCGTTCGAGGATTTCGCGTACGAGGTGAACGCGTCGGTGCCTTCGTTGAAGGATTTGCCGTAGTTGCTGAAACCGACGTCGGCAGCGTTTGCGGATTTCGCGTACGAGGTGAAGGAGTCGGCGCCAACGTTCGCCTTGTCGCGGTAATTGGAGAACTTCTCGACGGCGCCGTTCCCTCCGGCGGCGTAGTTGGAGAACGTGTTGGTGGGGTTGTTCATGTCGACGCCGTAGCCTTTGAAGGTGTCGTTGGGAGCATTTGTGTTTTCGGCATAGTTGGAGAACCCGGAACCCACAACGTTGGACCCTGTCCCGTAAGAGGTGAACGCGTTGGTCGGGCCGTTGCCGTTTTTACCGTACGAGGAGAACGATTGTTCTCCGGCATTGCCGTTTTCAGAGTAAGAAGTGAACGACTGGGTTCTCCCGTTGGCGTCGTCGGAGTAGGAGGTGAAATCGAGGTTCGGGACGTTGGTCTCCTCAGAGTAGTGCTTGAAATCGCCGGCTCCGCCTGTGGCTCCAGCGGCGTAAGTGTGAAAGCTCTGCTGCACCACGTTCCCCTCGGTGCTGTAGCTCAAAAAACTGTCCTTGTGCCCGGCGGAGTCCCTGCTGTAGCGCCGGAAATCATTCACCGGAACATTCTCCCCTTCTGAGTAGTTCTTGAACGAATCCACTCCACCGGGTCGACCCGTTCCGTAGTTGGTGAAGTTCTTGTCTCTGTACACAGCGAAGTTCGCGTCCTTGTCGTGCTTCTCAAAGCTCGACCCCACCTCCGGAAAACAGAGAAGCTTCGCGGAGGCGCAGAATTCCGGAAGCCTCTGGTCAAGTGCGTTCTGAGCCGCGAGTTTCACGAACGCCGCCGACTCCGCCGCACTCAGCGGCGACGCCTTGGACAAAAGAAACGGAGGCTTGGGAAGCGTGCTGCGGATCTCTTTGTCCCAATAGCGAATCGCGTAGGCTTTGGGCGTGAACGGATTTTTCTCTCCGTCGGCGGCCCCGGCGAAGCTAACCTGCATTGAGTGAACAAGACCCTTTTCAGAAGTGGCAATGGCATGAATAAAACAATCGAAAAAATCCAGACTTGTAACAGTGACAGTGAAGAAAAGTTTTGCTTACACTGAGAGACGAGAAGAGGATAAAGAGACAGAGCAGCGTGAGTTGTTCGTTCATGTTATTCtcactctttcttctctttttgttcgattttccccttttcttttaattttccgTGAGTGAGAaatgaggggaagaaagaagggtaagagattgaaaatttttgtgGTCTTGTGGAGTTGTACTCAGAAATTTATATTACGTGAGAGTGTGTGTGTGTCCGAGAGatagagatagagagagagagagaaagagagagagaaagagagagaagtgtGTTATGTGAAGAGTGAAAGTGTTAGAATGTGACTTTATATTGGGCCTTCAATATTCCATGCTCCTGTGTGTGAATGCTGAGAAGTTCCTGCAATGTACATTTGCAAAAATTCAAAACACGCACTATTAATTTGCTGTCGACATTAAACTAATGATTATTTACTCTAATCACCGGGAAGAATGAGTACAAATGgtgtaaaacaaaaataagaggGTAAGGTGAGTTGATGCAGCACAGATAGTAAGAGGAAAAAGTGCAATGAAACAATAACAGCGATAATGGAAAACTTAGATAAGGCATTGAATTTTTTTGGTTATGAATGGAAGATGAAGGGTTCACCTCATGACTGCTGCACTGTTTGCATGAACTAGAAATGTTGATACATAGCCACACATGGGGATGTGGGCGTATTTATAGGCATAGAAAAGCGAAAACGCGCATTCTATTTCTTATGCAGCATACGCGGTGAAAGATTAAACTAGGAATGTGTTTCAACTCTCTTTTACTTCCCACCACTGATTTTTTATTTCCTGCTTTTACTATTCATAAATAAAGAATTGGTGTAAAAAGGAAAGAATGTTGGGTATTATTGATTCACACATCACTACATATCAGAACAATGTCAAGCATGAGGCAGCCTGCAGCAGAAAAAACTTGATGGCTTCTCACGCAATTGAAATGCATTCTTAATTGTGAAGTAATTTCCAGTGAACAAAACATCCACCTATATGCCACTCCCTGCCCTGCGCTAAATTTGCTGATCATAAACACTTACTCTTGTTCAAaacataaatatgcactcagtTTTCATTAATGCATAAACTACTCCTATTTAAGAGTCTTTTTATATCTTGTTCAAATTTCTCTAAAAATACCATGATTTAAAA harbors:
- the LOC108335918 gene encoding polygalacturonase 1 beta-like protein 3, whose amino-acid sequence is MNEQLTLLCLFILFSSLSVSFAGAADGEKNPFTPKAYAIRYWDKEIRSTLPKPPFLLSKASPLSAAESAAFVKLAAQNALDQRLPEFCASAKLLCFPEVGSSFEKHDKDANFAVYRDKNFTNYGTGRPGGVDSFKNYSEGENVPVNDFRRYSRDSAGHKDSFLSYSTEGNVVQQSFHTYAAGATGGAGDFKHYSEETNVPNLDFTSYSDDANGRTQSFTSYSENGNAGEQSFSSYGKNGNGPTNAFTSYGTGSNVVGSGFSNYAENTNAPNDTFKGYGVDMNNPTNTFSNYAAGGNGAVEKFSNYRDKANVGADSFTSYAKSANAADVGFSNYGKSFNEGTDAFTSYAKSSNGGTKVGFTSYGVNNTFKEYSKETATFSFAKYTNVSTTLSVSASEASGRMVNKWVEPGKFFREEMMKEGTVMPMPDIRDKMPERSFLPRSILSKLPFSVSKIDELKRMFRASDNGSMERMMRESLEECERAPSRGETKRCVGSLEDMIDFATSVLGRNVAVRSTENDKGSKKSVMVGPVKGINGGKVTQSVSCHQSLFPYLLYYCHAVPKVRLYEADILDPKSKTKINHGIAICHLDTSDWSPTHGAFVSLGSGPGRIEVCHWIFQNDMAWTIAD